The Gemmatimonas phototrophica region GCCCCCAATGACGAGCCACTTCGGCGCCCAGATCGGTGTAGGGAAAGCCGAGCACCATTTTCACGGCCGCCGTCTCGCTGCGGCCGTCATCCTTCATGAGCGAACGAATACGGCGGTAGTCGTCGGGAAAGTGTCCGGCGATGAGCACTTCGCCGAGGTTGCGGAACATGCCGCACAGGTGTGCCTCTTCCGGGTCCTGCAACTGCAATCGCGTGGCCGTGGCGCGCGCGTGATTGGCGGTGAGCAACGACAGCAGCATGAGCTCTTTGAGCTCCGGCGATTTGCGCGAGTAGTTCTCGAACAGCAGCAAGCTGCCTGCCAGCTGCCGTACGGTGCGGGCGCCCAGCATCATCATGGCGTGGGTGGCGCTCTGGATGGGGCGCGCCCCGCGACGGTAGTGCACACTGTTGGCGGTCTTCACCACGCTCAACGTGAGACTGTATTCGCGCAGTACCACGTTGGCCAACCGCTGCAGCGAATTGGCATCATCATCGAGCGCGGACAGCGTGTCGATGATCTGCTTGGAGAGCGCAGGAAACTCCGCCCCTTCCAGGATGCGCGTGAGGCGCGCCCGGACGGGGGGGACATCGGCTGCGGTCGCCGCTGGCGAGAGGTCGGTGGGAGCCATCTCTGTGAATATCGGCCGCCCCCGGCGGTATCTTACCGGGGCGCTGCGCATTTTGGGGCGCCACCACCCTGCCACTCCCACCACACCACACATGCCGCGTTCCACTGCTGCCAGCCCCAACGCCCCCAAGGCCATCGGTCCGTATTCACAGGCCACCTGGGCCGGCGATCTACTCTACTGCTCGGGGCAGACCCCCATTGACCCTGCCGTTGGTCAGTTGATTGATGGCGACGTGGAAGCGCAGACGCACCGCTGCTTCGACAACCTGCAGGCGGTGGTGGAAGCCGCCGGGCTGACCATGGACGATGTCATCAAGTGCAACGTGTATCTCACCGACATGGCCAATTTTCAGGCAATGAACCGGGCCTACGGGACGCGCTTCAGCGAGCCGTATCCGTCGCGGACCACGGTGGCGGTGGCCGGACTGCCGCTCAACGCCGCAGTGGAAATTGAACTCATCGCCAAGCGGTCCTGAGCGATTGGCGACGGCCGGCGCACGCTGTTGGTGCGCCCGGCCGCGTCCAGTCAGGGAACACGGGGCGAAGGATCAACGCTCAACAGCGTTCGTACCGCCGTCAGCAGGCCAGACACGGAAAAAGGCTTGTCCAGAAATCCATCGAGCGGCTCGGCCTTCTCCACCAGATTGTCCTCGTCGGCGTAGCCGCTCATGTAGAGCACGCGCAGGTCGGGGCGCAGCACCCGGGCCGCGTCGGCCAGTGTGCGACCGCCAAAGTCGGCCATCACGACATCGCTCAACAGCAGGTCAATGGGCCCCTCGTGCAGTTCCACCACCGCCAAGGCGTCGGTGCCGCACATCGCTTCCAACACCGTGTACCCGGCATTTTTGAGAATGCGGGTTACTAACTGACGGACCCCCGTTTCGTCTTCCGCGACCAGGATCACTTCTGTGTTGTGTGTGGCACTCAGTCGTGAGACTACGGCTGGCTGGGACACTCTCGGCTCGGGCTGATCCACCACGGGCCACAGGATTTGAAAAGTAGAGCCGTGGCCCAGCTCGCTCTCCACGAGGATTTGTCCGGCCCCCTGCTTCACGATGCCATACACGGTGGACAGCCCCAACCCGGTGCCTTGGTCGGGGAGTTTTGTGGTGAAGAAGGGCTCGAAGATCCGCGCCTGGATCTCGTCGCTCATCCCTACCCCCGTGTCCGTGACCCGCAGCTCCAACCGCTGGCCTTCTGCATGCTCGACATTGCAGGTGCCGATCGTGAGCACTCCACCGTGCGGCATGGCATCCCGGGCGTTCACCGCGAGATTGAGCAACACCTGACGCAGCTGCCCCACGTCGGCCCGAATCCAGGGGTGGGCGGCCCGCAGGTCCACCGAGAGGTGCACCTGCTCTGACAGCAGCCGCTGCAGCATGTTCACGGTCTCACCGATCACCCCGTGCACATCCAGCGGTGCGAGCTCAATGGGGGCGCGCCGGCTGAACGAGAGCAATTGGCGCGTGAGTCCGGCGGCGCGTTCCGCCGCATCGCGTATGGCCTGCACCGTGTGGCGGCGCTCATCCGTGGCGTCGAACGTGTCATGCAGACAGTCGGCGAACCCGCCAATGATGGTGATGAGGTTGTTGAAATCGTGTGCCACCCCACCCGCCAACCGGCCGATCGCTTCCATTTTCTGGGCGTGCCGCAGCTCGTCTTCCGCCTTCCGCTGCGCCGTGATGTCGAGACCGTAGCCCAGCACATGCTGGACGTTCCCGTTGGCGTCGCAGACCGGGGACACCATCCGGCGATAATGTAGGGAAGTCCCGTCGTGAGAACGCAGGGTTTCCTCAAAGGTCAGTGACTCGCCCGACTCGGCAACCTGGCGAATCGTCTGGAGTCGCTGGCTGGCCACCTCCGGGGGAAAGCCCCGACTTTGTGCATACTCCACGTCGGTCTTCCCCACAATCCATTCGCGCACCGCGGGATTGGCAATGGCGCTGGGGGTGACATACTCGTAGTGGCCTTCGGGGGAAAATACCGCCAGCTGCGCCGGCATGGCTTCCAGGATGCGCCGAAAAAACGCCTGTACCACCACCAGATCATCCGCCCTCAGGGGCGGCGGTTCCGTTGGAGCTGCTGCACCTGAAGGAGGAGTGGACGCGGAAGACTGCGGGGTTTTCGTCATGGCATCGTCGCCAAAGAATGAATCAACATGCAGGAGGTTACGGCAGAGCCTGCCGTGCGTCCAGCGATTCCACAATGAAATTCAGTTTTCACATTCTCGTATGTGAAATACGTAAATTATTGCCAATCCACGTGTTATTGGATTCCATCGGCGTGGGAAGCCTGACGCGCGAGCGGAAGCCACACGCGAAAGGTGCTCCCGTGGCCAATGGCTGACTCAACGGAAATGTGCCCGCCGGCGGCGGCGACCCGGTCGTACACAATCGATAATCCGAGCCCGGACCCCTTCCCCACATCCTTTGTGGTATAAAACGGTTCGAAGAGCCGCCGTTGCGTTTCTTCGTTCATGCCGGTGCCGGTGTCACCGACGTGCAGCTCCACCCACGCCGGCGAATCTTCAGCGGTATCCCGATGCGAGTACCGTGTGGCAATGCGCATCTTTCCCCCCGTCGGCATCGCGTCCTGGGCATTGATGATCAGGTTGAACAGCACCTGATCCACCTGCGACGCACTGAGGGAGACCTCGATCTGTTCCGATTCCAGCGTCAGCTCCACTGCGACATCCGAACGCATGAGACGCTGAGCCAATTGCAGGGTCCGCCTGATGCATTGATGCAGATCCGCTGAGCGCTGGGTGGCGGTATGGTCCCGGCGCCCCGATGCCAGCAACGACGCACTCAGCGACCGGGCCCTCCCGGTCGCTTCCAGAATCCCGGCCAGCATGGCCAGGTTCTCCGGGTGCTCGGTGGTCTGCTCCAATTCGGTTACATAGCTCTCAATGACCGTAATGAGATTATTGAAATCGTGCGCCACACTGCTGGTGGCGAGTGTGGAAGAGGACGACCCCGGCTCGACGGCAGGCTCTTCTGACATTCACTTCCCGGTGAGGATGTGATTCACTTCATGTAATAGTTCGCAGCGGCATTGTGATTAGCAACCGAACTTAACTATACGAGACAGTATCAGTTTTATGACGACCGGCGCGCGGTAATGGCGTCCACCACCAGATCCGCCACCGACTTCACGTAGCGCACCGTGGCCCGATCGGGGGAGGTGACCGGACCCGTTCGGTCACAGTAGATGGCGCCGAGCAATTTTCCGTGAACAACCAGCGGAAAGACGCCGAATTGCGAGACCCCGTGTTGTTGCGCCCACCGCAGCTCCTGCGGCAACGGGACCCGGTCGGTGGGGACGTAGATCGGTTGGCGCAGCTGGGTCAGCGCGACCACAGGCCCACCACGCGATGACACGGGGAAAACGAAACGAGGCAGCAGCGCATCAATCCCCTCCCCCAACCCGGTGCGCGCCACGAGTTGCTGACGGTCGGCCGTGAAAAAGCACACCAGCACCCGATCAAATGGCCCTCCCCGCACAACGGCCTCGAGGGCGTGCAACAGAAACGCCCCAATGGTCGCCCCGTGCTGGGGCACCACCATTTCCTGCAGCTCCTGGCGCAATCGTGCCCGCAAGGTGAGATCGAGCGGGGACTCCACCACCGTCACATCGTCGAGGGGGAGTTCCAGTCGCGTCCCGAAGGTCGTCCGCGCCACCTGCGCCAGATCGCTAAGCCGCAGACGTGTTTCTGCGGTGCCGGCGTGCGACAACAGTTCGCGCATTTCCGTCAGGGCGCCCGACACTACCCGCCCCACCACAGGCGCCGTCAGGCGCATGGACGCCGGTGCGGCCGCGAGCAATGCCTCCACCACCTGCCCGGTGGCCGCGCCTTTGGCGGGAAAGTACAACGCGCTGGTCAACGCGTGGGCAAAATGGGTCGCCTGAACGGTGGGAGCCATCCCGTGGGCGGCCGCCAGCGTGTCGGCGGGCGTCCCGCCAGCGGTACGCAGCATGGTGTGCACCGTCTCGGGGAGCCCCCAGGCGCTGGCCACTTCCGCACCAAACTCGTCGTAACTGAAGCCCAACACCATGCGCAGCGCGACTTCCTCGGTGCGTCCATCCTCGGCAATGATGGAGCGGATACGGTCGTAGTCGTCCTGGAAATAGCCGGCCACCAGTACCTCTCCCAGTGACCGGAACATGCCAGCCAGGTAGGCCGCTTCCGGGTCGTCGCAGCCCAGGTGTTCGGCGGTCACGCTGGCATGGTAGGCGGTCAGCAGCGACCGCAGCATGAGCTCGCGTAGCACGGGCGAGCGCTTGCGGAAGTGCTCAAAGAGCACCGTGGCGGCGGCCATCTGCCGCACCACCTGCGCCCCCAGCATCATCATGGCGTGGGTGACGCTCTGGGTGGGGGCCGCCCCACGGCGGTATTGGGCACTGTTGGCCAGCCGGAGCACGCGCAACGTGAGGCCGTACTCGCGCAACACCAGATTGGCCAGTCGCTGCAGCGCGTCCTCATCACCGCTATTGGTGATGGCGTCCACCACGGACTGCGACAAGGCGGGGAAATCGGCCCCGTGCATGATGCGCGCGTACCGTGCGCGCAAGGCAAACGCCTTGTCGGTATCGGTCCCTGCGTCAGGGGGCAGGGCCTCAGGTATCGTGGTGAGCTGGAGCAGCGACATGTCGGGGAGTATCGACCGGACTGCCAGCGAAATGAGCCGGACACGCGAAGGCGGTCGGCCGCAGGGAGTGCGCGCCGACCGCCTTGGAGTAACGGGAGCTTCCGGTGAACGTCAGGTGAAGTTCACATCACCATAAAGGGTCGATCAGATGCTGGCGGGAGGCGCACCGGCCTTCTTGATCCGGTACTCCTTATGTCCATCGCGCTGCTGCCCCTTCATGGCGTCGTAGATGGCGGCTGCCTCGGCGTTTTTTCCGGCCTTGAGCGCCGCACGCATCTTCTCCACGGTCACCAGAAACTCCTTCATCCCCGCCTGGTACCCCGCGATGAACTTGGCCTGCTGCGCAGTCGGCACCTTGGCCTTCTTTTCCGGCTCGAAGGCGAGCGCCGCCTTGGCGTTGGTCTCAATGGTGGCCAGCTGCTCGAGGGTGTTGGCATTCTTGCTCGGGTCTTCGACCTGACGCCCCACCGCCTTGAAGGCCGTGTTCATGGCGCTCATCTTCTTGCCAAGGGGCGTCTTTTCCTCGTCCTGCTGAGCGGACGCGGTGCTTGAAAGAGCAAGCGCCAAGACACACGCGGCACCAAACTGGCGGAGATGCGGAAACGTACGCAGAGACATGGGCGGGAAAGGAGCAGGGGTGGGAAAGAAGGCGCACTTCCGGCTGGCTTACGGAGGCACCCTACCATAAGGCTACGCGAAACGCGGAATGTTCGCTGACATACCACGGAAGAGCCAGCAAAGTGCCGGTCCGGCGCGTACAATCCCCTATCGGCCGTGGCTGCGCGGGGCGGCATCGTCGCCCCCGGCCCTCGCCCCCCGCCTTTTCGCCCATGTCAGACACCAACCACGCGCCCGACCGGCGCAACTTCGTCACCAAGGCCGCCGCGGTTGTTGTGGGCGGCCTCATTTCGGTGGTGGCGCCCGTCGCGGGACTGTTTACCGTTTTTGATCCGCTCCGGCGAAAATCCGATACCCGCGGCCTCGTGCGCGTCGCGTCGCTGGCGTCTCTCCCCGAGAGCGGCGAGCCCCGCAAGTTTCCGGTGCTCGACACCCTCATCGACGCCTGGAACAAGACGGAGAACGTGCCCGTGGGGTCGGTCTACCTGCAGAAAACCGGCGACAATACCGTGCGCGTGCTCAACTCCGTCTGCCCCCATCTGGGGTGCTCGGTGGGGTACAACGCCAGCAGCCACGGCTATTTCTGCCCCTGCCACCGCAGCAGCTTCGCCCTCGACGGCGCCATTGCCGACCCCAAGAGCCCCAGCCCGCGGGGCATGGATGAGCTGGAGGCGATCGTGAAGGACGGCGAGGTCTGGGTGAAGTTCCAGAATTTCCGCAAAGGCTCCCCCGACAAGATCCCCGTCTGATGGCCGAACCGTCGAACAACAGCCGGCCCGGCCTCGGCGCCTGGCTCGACAACCGGACGGGATACAAGGGGCTGCTGCACGAAGTGCTGTTCGAGAACGTCCCCGGCGGAGCGCGCTGGCGCTACGTGTGGGGCAGCACCCTCTCGTTCTTCTTTGTCGTGCAGGTCATCACCGGGCTGTTCCTGTGGATGTCCTACAGCCCCAGCTCGCAGACGGCCTGGGAAAGCGTGTACTACATCCAGCACCAGATGCTGGGTGGCTGGTTCCTGCGCGGCCTGCACCATTTCGTGGCCCAGGCCATGACGGTGTTGCTGGTGCTGCATCTCATGCAGGTCATCATCGACGGCGCCTATAAAGCGCCGCGCGAAGTGAACTACTGGTTTGGCGTGGTCCTGCTGGTGCTGGTGTTGGCGCTCTCGCTCACCGGCTATCTGCTGCCGTGGGATCAGAACGGCTACTGGTCCACCGCCGTCTCCACCAACATCGTGGGCATGAGTCCGGGACTCGGACAGCCCATGCAAACGGTAGTGGTCGGCGGCGCCAGCTACGGGCACCACACCCTCACCCGCTTCTTTGCGCTGCACGCCGGCATCATTCCGGGGCTCATCATCGTGTTCATCGTGGGACACGTGTATCTGTTCCGAAAGCACGGCCTTACCCCCAAGCAGCCGCTCAAGGGCCCTGATCAGGGCTTCTGGCCGGAGCAAGTGCTGCGCGACGCGGTGGCCTGCCTCGCGGTGCTGGTGGTGGTGCTGTTCTTTGTCGTGCGCGAAGGTGGCGCGCCGCTGGGTGCGCCGGCCGATCCGGCCGAACAGTTCTCGGCGGCCCGCCCCGAGTGGTACTTCCTGTTCCTGTATCAGCTGCTCAAGTACTTCCCCGGCAAAACGGAAATCATTGGCGCCATTGTGCTCCCCACCCTGTGCATGGCGGTGCTGGTCGCCATCCCGGTATTGGGGCGCTGGAAGCTGGGGCACCGCTTCAACCTCGGCTTTGTCGGCGCGCTGCTGTTTGGCGCCGCGCTGCTCACCTGGCAGGCCGTGGCCGAAGACAGAAACGACGCCGAGTACCAGGTGGCCAAGGTGGTCTCCAAGCGGGATGCGGAGCGGGCAGTGGTCCTCGCCAATGGCGGCGTGCCCATTACCGGCGCGCTCACGCTCATGCGCGACGATCCGTACACGCAGGGACCGCGCATCTTCTCACGCAACTGCGCCTCCTGTCATCGCTTTGATGGCCACGACGGCATGGGCAATGCGCTGCCGGCCGACTCCATCTCCGCCTCCGACCTGAGCGGCTTCGGGTCACGCGAGTGGGTGCAACGCTTCCTCAACGCCGACTCCATTCTGTCGCGCAAGCATTGGGGCGGCACCATTCACGCCGAAGGCGACATGGCGCTCTGGCTCGCCGATCACATCCCGGAGAGCGACGAAGAAAAGGTCACGCGCCGCAACGTCGTGCTGGCGCTGTCGTCGCAAGCCAAGCTGGCGGCGCAGGCAGAGCTCGACCGCACGGACAGCGTGCAGATTGCGCTCGGCATTCAGTACATGCGCAACACCAGCAGCGGCTGCGCGGAGTGCCACAAGTTTCAGGACGTGGGCACCGACAGCCCTGAGCTCACCGACTGGGGCTCGCGCGAGTGGATGATTGCCTTCGTGAACGACCCCACGCATCCGCGCTTCTTCGGGCGCGACAACGATCGTATGCCCAGCTACGGCACGGAGAAGAGTCTGTCGCAGCGAGAAATCGAGATGGTCGTGGACTGGATCCGGAAGGAGTGGTACAGACCCAAAGTGAAGGCGGAACAACGGTGACGGCGTTGCGCAGTTAGTCAGAACTTCCGGCTGTAACCTACGCGCACCACCTGCGTCTCCAAGTAGTCGGTGCTGACGACGGTGAAGTTGCTCCCGCGAATGGTGCGCTCCACTTGCATGGTGTTCAGCAGGTCGGTGGCGTTGGCCACGATTTCTCCCTTGCCCTGCTGCACGGACTTCTTGAGTCCAAGGTCGAGGGAGAAGCGGCTCCCAATGAATCCCTGCGGCAGCAGGTCGCGGGCGAGATAGATATTGGAGATTTGTGCCTGCCACTCGTACGGCAGCCGGAGCGCCGCATTGAGCTTGGCTGATCCTGAGGTGAGTTGCTGAGGTGCCGCAGTGAAGGTGGTGGGCACCGGGTACTGGTTGACCACCGTGAAGGCATCCTGCGATTTGCGATACACATTGGCGTTCGCGCTGAGCGAGATGCGCGGAGTCAGGGTCTGCTGCCACACCACTTCGGAACCAGTACTGGCGCTGCGCCCGGCGTTCTGAAACACGTTGTACAGCAGCACGCTCCCCGGGACCTGCGTGGCAATGCGGGTGATGGTCCCATCCACGACGCGGTGATAGGCCGCTGCGTACAGATTGCCGCTGGACCAGCTGGTCTTGTATCCCACTTCGGCCGACGTGGAGAATTGGGGCTGCAGCGCCGGATTTCCCACCTTGATGAGCTCCGGTTCGTCGTACTTGGGGAAGATGCGGATATCCACTTCGTTGGGCCGGTCCACCCGTCGATTGAAGAACAATGACAGTTTGTTGGACTCGTTGAGCTTGAGCGCCGCGCGCACGTTGGGAAATGGACGGATATACGTGTACC contains the following coding sequences:
- a CDS encoding RidA family protein, which encodes MPRSTAASPNAPKAIGPYSQATWAGDLLYCSGQTPIDPAVGQLIDGDVEAQTHRCFDNLQAVVEAAGLTMDDVIKCNVYLTDMANFQAMNRAYGTRFSEPYPSRTTVAVAGLPLNAAVEIELIAKRS
- a CDS encoding PAS domain-containing sensor histidine kinase, with the translated sequence MTKTPQSSASTPPSGAAAPTEPPPLRADDLVVVQAFFRRILEAMPAQLAVFSPEGHYEYVTPSAIANPAVREWIVGKTDVEYAQSRGFPPEVASQRLQTIRQVAESGESLTFEETLRSHDGTSLHYRRMVSPVCDANGNVQHVLGYGLDITAQRKAEDELRHAQKMEAIGRLAGGVAHDFNNLITIIGGFADCLHDTFDATDERRHTVQAIRDAAERAAGLTRQLLSFSRRAPIELAPLDVHGVIGETVNMLQRLLSEQVHLSVDLRAAHPWIRADVGQLRQVLLNLAVNARDAMPHGGVLTIGTCNVEHAEGQRLELRVTDTGVGMSDEIQARIFEPFFTTKLPDQGTGLGLSTVYGIVKQGAGQILVESELGHGSTFQILWPVVDQPEPRVSQPAVVSRLSATHNTEVILVAEDETGVRQLVTRILKNAGYTVLEAMCGTDALAVVELHEGPIDLLLSDVVMADFGGRTLADAARVLRPDLRVLYMSGYADEDNLVEKAEPLDGFLDKPFSVSGLLTAVRTLLSVDPSPRVP
- a CDS encoding sensor histidine kinase, which gives rise to MSEEPAVEPGSSSSTLATSSVAHDFNNLITVIESYVTELEQTTEHPENLAMLAGILEATGRARSLSASLLASGRRDHTATQRSADLHQCIRRTLQLAQRLMRSDVAVELTLESEQIEVSLSASQVDQVLFNLIINAQDAMPTGGKMRIATRYSHRDTAEDSPAWVELHVGDTGTGMNEETQRRLFEPFYTTKDVGKGSGLGLSIVYDRVAAAGGHISVESAIGHGSTFRVWLPLARQASHADGIQ
- a CDS encoding HDOD domain-containing protein → MSLLQLTTIPEALPPDAGTDTDKAFALRARYARIMHGADFPALSQSVVDAITNSGDEDALQRLANLVLREYGLTLRVLRLANSAQYRRGAAPTQSVTHAMMMLGAQVVRQMAAATVLFEHFRKRSPVLRELMLRSLLTAYHASVTAEHLGCDDPEAAYLAGMFRSLGEVLVAGYFQDDYDRIRSIIAEDGRTEEVALRMVLGFSYDEFGAEVASAWGLPETVHTMLRTAGGTPADTLAAAHGMAPTVQATHFAHALTSALYFPAKGAATGQVVEALLAAAPASMRLTAPVVGRVVSGALTEMRELLSHAGTAETRLRLSDLAQVARTTFGTRLELPLDDVTVVESPLDLTLRARLRQELQEMVVPQHGATIGAFLLHALEAVVRGGPFDRVLVCFFTADRQQLVARTGLGEGIDALLPRFVFPVSSRGGPVVALTQLRQPIYVPTDRVPLPQELRWAQQHGVSQFGVFPLVVHGKLLGAIYCDRTGPVTSPDRATVRYVKSVADLVVDAITARRSS
- a CDS encoding cytochrome b562, with translation MSLRTFPHLRQFGAACVLALALSSTASAQQDEEKTPLGKKMSAMNTAFKAVGRQVEDPSKNANTLEQLATIETNAKAALAFEPEKKAKVPTAQQAKFIAGYQAGMKEFLVTVEKMRAALKAGKNAEAAAIYDAMKGQQRDGHKEYRIKKAGAPPASI
- a CDS encoding Rieske 2Fe-2S domain-containing protein produces the protein MSDTNHAPDRRNFVTKAAAVVVGGLISVVAPVAGLFTVFDPLRRKSDTRGLVRVASLASLPESGEPRKFPVLDTLIDAWNKTENVPVGSVYLQKTGDNTVRVLNSVCPHLGCSVGYNASSHGYFCPCHRSSFALDGAIADPKSPSPRGMDELEAIVKDGEVWVKFQNFRKGSPDKIPV
- a CDS encoding cytochrome b N-terminal domain-containing protein, producing the protein MAEPSNNSRPGLGAWLDNRTGYKGLLHEVLFENVPGGARWRYVWGSTLSFFFVVQVITGLFLWMSYSPSSQTAWESVYYIQHQMLGGWFLRGLHHFVAQAMTVLLVLHLMQVIIDGAYKAPREVNYWFGVVLLVLVLALSLTGYLLPWDQNGYWSTAVSTNIVGMSPGLGQPMQTVVVGGASYGHHTLTRFFALHAGIIPGLIIVFIVGHVYLFRKHGLTPKQPLKGPDQGFWPEQVLRDAVACLAVLVVVLFFVVREGGAPLGAPADPAEQFSAARPEWYFLFLYQLLKYFPGKTEIIGAIVLPTLCMAVLVAIPVLGRWKLGHRFNLGFVGALLFGAALLTWQAVAEDRNDAEYQVAKVVSKRDAERAVVLANGGVPITGALTLMRDDPYTQGPRIFSRNCASCHRFDGHDGMGNALPADSISASDLSGFGSREWVQRFLNADSILSRKHWGGTIHAEGDMALWLADHIPESDEEKVTRRNVVLALSSQAKLAAQAELDRTDSVQIALGIQYMRNTSSGCAECHKFQDVGTDSPELTDWGSREWMIAFVNDPTHPRFFGRDNDRMPSYGTEKSLSQREIEMVVDWIRKEWYRPKVKAEQR